A window from Deltaproteobacteria bacterium encodes these proteins:
- a CDS encoding DUF4445 domain-containing protein, with translation MGDTGKGTIRFLPEGATASLSPGDTVLSHAMRTGVPILSPCGGEGRCGKCRVAVSGSASGGDDPGVLSHDDLRAGIRLACRCVPLEGDVDVTVLPESRPARLTAYIEGKDTAGDGPFLPLHVVPRKGNPLGVALDAGTSTLAGALIDLRNGAVLSRGAADNPQMACGEDLISRIVFEEEKAEGFSILRRLLIAGVDRLISGLLRSSPVDGEIMEVVSAGNTVISHFLYGLSPSPVRRPPHRPVLKEYPSKTGLELGFESAPSARFRLFPSIGGFVGGDIVAGILASGMHREDAMSLFYDVGTNGEVALGNREFRISCSSSAGPAFEGGEVACGMRAYPGAIDSVRIDPATFEVECTVIGGRKPAGICGSGVLDLCAELFRTGLVDRAGRFVHREGAPFRETERGKAFVVAGPDESATASEIAFTASDLKSVVRTKAALCAAADALCRAVGLSRDKVERVFIAGGFGNFLDLRSALTLGVFPPFPLGKFVLLGNASLAGAIGAIRNRKRWEEALAVCSSTDYHDLSADHAFMDLYQRALFIPHTDAESYRATLPPETGS, from the coding sequence ATGGGTGACACCGGGAAAGGAACGATACGGTTTCTCCCGGAAGGAGCAACCGCATCGCTGTCCCCGGGAGACACCGTCCTTTCCCACGCAATGCGCACCGGCGTGCCGATCCTTTCGCCGTGCGGCGGAGAGGGGCGCTGTGGAAAGTGCCGCGTCGCAGTTTCGGGAAGCGCAAGCGGCGGCGACGATCCCGGCGTCCTTTCCCATGATGACCTGCGCGCAGGGATACGCCTCGCCTGCCGTTGCGTGCCGCTCGAAGGCGATGTGGACGTCACCGTATTGCCGGAAAGCCGCCCCGCCCGGCTGACCGCGTACATCGAGGGGAAGGACACGGCGGGCGACGGCCCGTTCCTGCCCCTGCACGTCGTCCCGCGGAAAGGCAATCCGCTCGGCGTGGCGCTGGACGCCGGGACCAGCACGCTTGCGGGCGCGCTGATCGACCTGCGCAACGGCGCAGTGCTCTCCAGGGGCGCGGCCGACAACCCGCAGATGGCCTGCGGAGAGGACCTGATTTCACGGATCGTATTCGAAGAGGAGAAGGCCGAAGGGTTTTCCATTCTCCGCAGGCTCCTCATCGCAGGGGTCGACCGGTTGATTTCCGGCCTCCTGCGCTCTTCCCCCGTAGATGGGGAGATCATGGAGGTGGTCTCCGCCGGTAACACGGTCATATCCCACTTTCTCTACGGCCTGTCCCCCTCCCCCGTCCGACGGCCGCCCCACCGCCCGGTGCTAAAGGAGTACCCGTCGAAGACGGGCCTGGAGCTGGGATTCGAATCGGCCCCCTCCGCACGCTTCCGGCTCTTTCCCTCGATAGGCGGATTCGTCGGCGGGGACATAGTAGCGGGGATCCTCGCGTCGGGGATGCACCGTGAGGATGCGATGTCGCTCTTCTACGACGTTGGGACGAACGGCGAGGTGGCGCTCGGGAACAGGGAATTCCGGATATCCTGCTCCTCTTCCGCCGGGCCTGCATTCGAAGGGGGAGAAGTCGCCTGCGGGATGAGGGCGTATCCGGGAGCGATCGATTCCGTCCGCATCGATCCCGCGACGTTCGAGGTGGAATGTACGGTGATCGGCGGCAGGAAACCCGCGGGCATCTGCGGTTCCGGGGTCCTCGACCTGTGCGCCGAGTTGTTCAGGACCGGGCTCGTCGACCGCGCCGGCCGATTCGTGCACCGCGAGGGCGCACCCTTCCGCGAAACGGAACGCGGGAAAGCGTTCGTCGTAGCGGGACCGGACGAGAGCGCCACCGCCTCCGAGATCGCCTTCACCGCGTCCGACCTGAAAAGCGTCGTCCGCACCAAGGCCGCCCTGTGCGCCGCCGCAGACGCGCTCTGCCGGGCGGTGGGCCTTTCGAGAGACAAGGTCGAGAGGGTATTCATCGCGGGAGGGTTCGGCAATTTCCTCGATCTTCGTTCGGCGCTCACGCTCGGCGTCTTTCCGCCATTCCCGCTCGGCAAGTTCGTCCTTCTCGGGAACGCGTCGCTGGCAGGCGCGATCGGCGCCATTCGCAACCGGAAGCGGTGGGAGGAAGCATTGGCGGTCTGCTCCTCGACCGACTACCACGACCTTTCCGCCGACCACGCCTTCATGGATCTCTATCAGCGAGCCCTGTTCATTCCGCATACGGACGCCGAAAGCTACCGCGCGACACTTCCCCCGGAGACCGGCTCGTGA
- a CDS encoding acetyl-CoA decarbonylase/synthase complex subunit delta, translated as MTVPSPRQSFPGRILPVTLPAGEGGTPVTVGGQNALHLAPEGEKPNGAAFGMEVRTGGGDLPSSLAKAYEGGITDPAAFAKRCAEDWKAQFIFLALDGCHPDCGGQPAEEGARIVREVLSAVSCPVIVGGCGEEGTDAALFPAIAEAATRPVFLSYADEKNYRLVGGAALAYGHGVVAWSPIDINMAKQANLLLSDIGVPPERILIDPLTGGLGYGLEYTYSIVERIRLAGLSGDAMLARPVLCHLGDAWKAREAVDASEVTWGDAVVRGRRWEEATGWACLAAGADLLVFRHPDNVQAFREAAWR; from the coding sequence ATGACCGTACCGTCGCCCAGGCAGTCCTTTCCGGGTCGGATCCTCCCCGTGACGCTGCCCGCCGGCGAAGGCGGAACGCCCGTGACCGTGGGCGGACAGAACGCGCTCCACCTCGCGCCCGAAGGGGAGAAACCCAACGGGGCCGCCTTCGGGATGGAGGTGCGTACCGGCGGGGGCGATCTGCCTTCCTCCCTCGCCAAGGCATACGAGGGCGGGATCACGGACCCCGCCGCATTCGCGAAGCGCTGCGCGGAAGACTGGAAGGCGCAGTTCATATTCCTCGCGCTGGACGGCTGCCATCCCGACTGCGGCGGACAACCGGCGGAAGAAGGGGCGCGGATCGTACGCGAAGTCCTTTCCGCCGTCTCCTGCCCCGTAATAGTGGGAGGCTGCGGCGAAGAGGGAACCGACGCCGCGCTCTTCCCCGCAATCGCCGAAGCCGCGACACGCCCCGTCTTCCTTTCTTACGCCGACGAAAAGAATTACCGGCTGGTGGGCGGCGCCGCCCTTGCGTACGGCCACGGGGTCGTCGCCTGGTCCCCGATCGACATCAACATGGCGAAACAGGCTAATCTTCTCCTGTCGGATATCGGCGTCCCTCCTGAAAGGATCCTGATCGACCCGCTTACGGGCGGACTCGGATACGGACTGGAATACACATACTCGATCGTGGAACGGATCCGGCTCGCGGGGCTTTCCGGCGACGCCATGCTGGCCCGGCCCGTTCTGTGCCACCTTGGAGACGCCTGGAAGGCGAGGGAGGCGGTCGATGCGTCCGAGGTCACATGGGGCGATGCGGTCGTGCGCGGACGCAGGTGGGAAGAAGCGACGGGGTGGGCATGCCTCGCCGCGGGGGCGGACCTCCTGGTATTCCGGCATCCCGACAACGTCCAGGCATTCCGGGAGGCGGCATGGCGCTGA
- a CDS encoding acetyl-CoA decarbonylase/synthase complex subunit gamma encodes MALTALDIYKLLPKTNCKECGFPTCLAFAMQMAAGKAGIDKCPPASGEAKAALGAATAPPLPRVVVGTEDRAVTLGDEVVLFRHEKTFYHPTAIAVSVSDALGGEALEERLRAVSALTFERVGQVLAVDMVAVRFDSGDPEKFAKTAATALSRCGKPLVLSGTCAALSAAVREVGESRPLLRPPAGDAAEGAALAVSAKLPLAVSARGIDGLEGALAAARAAGVMELVADPMPGDVASAVADSVFIRRLAIAHRAREIAYPTAFDLGRGFPRPFEAACLLIAKYGSLLVLDTADPSDIFPLLTLRQNLYTDPQRPIQVEPGIYPIGKASPASPVLVTTNFSLTYFTVRSDVEASKTPAYLLIAECDGMSVLTAWAAGKFTSESIAGLLADSGIAAKVEHRTLILPGMVARLSGKLEELSKWRVLVGPQESSSLSSYLRRLPPAAFAPSNG; translated from the coding sequence ATGGCGCTGACCGCGCTTGACATCTACAAGCTGCTCCCGAAGACCAACTGCAAGGAATGCGGCTTCCCCACCTGCCTCGCGTTCGCCATGCAGATGGCGGCGGGAAAGGCGGGGATCGACAAGTGCCCTCCCGCGTCCGGCGAGGCGAAAGCGGCGCTCGGCGCGGCCACCGCGCCGCCCCTGCCGCGCGTGGTCGTCGGGACGGAGGATCGCGCGGTCACGCTGGGAGACGAGGTGGTGCTGTTCCGGCACGAAAAGACCTTCTACCACCCGACCGCGATCGCAGTATCCGTCTCCGACGCGCTCGGCGGCGAAGCGCTCGAGGAAAGGCTTCGCGCGGTTTCAGCTCTCACTTTCGAGCGCGTGGGCCAGGTACTCGCGGTAGACATGGTCGCCGTGCGCTTCGACTCCGGAGACCCGGAAAAGTTCGCGAAGACCGCCGCGACGGCGTTGTCGCGATGCGGAAAGCCGCTCGTTCTTTCGGGGACGTGCGCGGCGCTTTCGGCCGCGGTCCGCGAGGTCGGCGAGTCTCGCCCGCTTCTGAGGCCGCCCGCCGGGGACGCGGCCGAAGGCGCAGCGCTCGCCGTCTCGGCGAAGCTCCCCCTCGCCGTGAGCGCCCGGGGGATCGATGGGCTCGAGGGCGCCCTCGCCGCGGCGCGCGCGGCCGGTGTGATGGAACTCGTCGCGGATCCCATGCCCGGGGACGTCGCAAGCGCCGTCGCAGACTCGGTTTTCATTCGAAGGCTGGCCATCGCTCACCGCGCGCGGGAGATCGCCTATCCCACGGCGTTCGACCTCGGACGTGGTTTTCCCCGGCCGTTCGAGGCCGCCTGCCTTCTCATCGCGAAATACGGCTCGCTCCTCGTGCTCGATACCGCGGACCCGTCCGACATCTTCCCGCTCCTGACGCTGCGCCAGAACCTGTACACGGACCCGCAGAGGCCGATCCAGGTGGAACCGGGGATCTATCCCATCGGGAAGGCTTCCCCTGCCTCTCCCGTGCTCGTCACCACCAACTTTTCCCTGACGTATTTCACGGTCCGCAGCGACGTGGAGGCGTCGAAGACGCCGGCGTACCTCTTGATAGCCGAGTGCGACGGGATGTCGGTGCTAACGGCCTGGGCCGCGGGGAAATTCACCTCCGAGAGCATCGCGGGACTGCTTGCCGACAGCGGCATCGCGGCGAAGGTGGAACACCGCACTCTCATCCTTCCCGGGATGGTGGCCCGTCTCTCCGGAAAGCTCGAGGAACTTTCGAAATGGCGCGTCCTCGTCGGACCACAGGAGTCCTCCTCGTTATCCTCATACCTCCGGCGGCTTCCCCCGGCGGCGTTCGCTCCGTCCAATGGGTGA
- a CDS encoding ammonium transporter — MNTGDTAWLLVSAALVMLMTPGLALFYGGMVRRKNILGTIMQSFIILGVISVEWILVGYSFSFGPDHGGVIGDLSWFALNGVGLTPFKDYAATVPHQAFMIYQMMFAVITPALITGAFAERFKFSTFLVFTLLWALLVYNPVAHWVWGIGGWIRNLGALDFAGGTVVHITSGVSALAAALVIGKRKGFGVDNMAPHNLPMTVLGAAILWFGWFGFNAGSALAAGDLSTSAFVNTHTAAATATLSWVFAEWMHRGKPTVLGAASGCVAGLVGITPAAGFVQPMGALAIGLLAGAVCYGAVMMKGKLGYDDSLDVVGVHCVGGTLGALCTGLFATTAVNAAGANGLLYGNPKLLAIQALAVAVTLVYSFAVSFGLLKLLDMTMGLRVSKEDEIQGLDVSMHGESGYNW, encoded by the coding sequence ATGAATACCGGCGACACGGCGTGGCTGCTCGTATCGGCGGCGCTCGTGATGCTCATGACGCCCGGGTTGGCGCTCTTCTACGGCGGAATGGTCCGCAGGAAGAACATCCTCGGTACGATCATGCAGTCCTTCATCATCCTCGGGGTGATAAGCGTCGAGTGGATCCTCGTCGGCTACAGCTTCTCCTTCGGGCCGGACCACGGCGGCGTCATCGGCGACCTTTCCTGGTTCGCCCTGAACGGCGTCGGGCTCACCCCGTTCAAGGATTACGCCGCCACGGTTCCACACCAGGCGTTCATGATCTACCAGATGATGTTCGCGGTCATCACCCCCGCGCTGATCACCGGGGCTTTCGCGGAGCGTTTCAAGTTTTCCACCTTTCTCGTGTTCACGCTTCTCTGGGCGCTGCTCGTCTACAATCCGGTGGCGCACTGGGTGTGGGGAATCGGCGGATGGATCCGCAACCTGGGCGCTCTTGATTTCGCCGGAGGGACCGTCGTCCACATCACCTCAGGCGTCAGCGCTCTCGCGGCGGCTCTCGTCATCGGGAAGCGGAAGGGGTTCGGCGTCGACAACATGGCGCCGCACAACCTGCCGATGACGGTGCTCGGCGCCGCGATCCTCTGGTTCGGCTGGTTCGGGTTCAACGCGGGGAGCGCTCTCGCGGCGGGCGACCTTTCCACCAGCGCCTTCGTCAACACCCATACGGCTGCGGCGACGGCGACGCTTTCCTGGGTATTTGCCGAGTGGATGCACCGCGGGAAGCCGACGGTGCTCGGCGCCGCATCCGGTTGCGTCGCCGGTCTGGTCGGGATCACTCCTGCCGCGGGGTTCGTGCAGCCGATGGGCGCTCTCGCCATCGGGCTCCTGGCGGGCGCCGTCTGTTACGGGGCCGTGATGATGAAGGGAAAGTTGGGATATGACGATTCCCTGGACGTAGTCGGCGTGCACTGCGTTGGAGGCACGCTCGGAGCGCTGTGCACCGGACTGTTCGCCACGACCGCCGTCAACGCGGCGGGGGCGAACGGGCTTCTGTACGGAAACCCGAAGTTGCTCGCCATCCAGGCGTTGGCGGTCGCCGTGACATTGGTGTACTCCTTCGCGGTAAGTTTCGGGCTTCTGAAATTGCTCGACATGACCATGGGGCTCCGGGTTTCCAAGGAGGACGAGATACAGGGCCTCGACGTGTCCATGCACGGGGAATCGGGATACAACTGGTGA